One region of Pseudomonas glycinae genomic DNA includes:
- a CDS encoding NCS2 family permease — protein MLERLFQLKAHNTNVRTEILAGVTTFLAMAYILFVNPSILGETGMDKGAVFVATCLAAAIGSTVMGLIANYPIALAPGMGLNAFFTYTVVLHMGHTWQVALGAVFISAVCFFLLSIFRIREWIINSIPLPLRSAIAAGIGLFLALIALHNAGIVVSNPATMVGLGDLKQPAPILATLGFALIVALEALKVRGAVLIGILAVTIVSIVMGFTPFGGVTSMPPSLAPTFLQLDIKGALDIGLVSVIFAFLFVDLFDNSGTLIGVAKRAGLMGKDGHMPKMGRALIADSTAAMAGSLLGTSTTTSYIESAAGVSAGGRTGLTAIVVAILFLLALFFSPLASSVPAFATAPALLFVAVLMTSGLAEIDWEDITVAAPVVVTALAMPFTYSIANGIAFGFIAWTAIKLLSGRARELNPALVILSILFVIKLGWFNA, from the coding sequence ATGCTGGAAAGGCTGTTTCAACTCAAGGCACACAACACCAACGTGCGGACCGAGATTCTGGCGGGCGTCACGACCTTCCTGGCCATGGCCTACATTCTGTTCGTCAACCCGAGCATCCTCGGCGAGACCGGCATGGACAAGGGCGCGGTGTTCGTCGCCACGTGCCTGGCAGCCGCCATCGGCTCCACGGTCATGGGCCTGATCGCCAACTACCCGATCGCCCTTGCACCGGGCATGGGTCTGAATGCCTTCTTCACCTACACCGTCGTGCTGCACATGGGCCACACCTGGCAAGTGGCGCTGGGCGCGGTGTTCATTTCGGCGGTGTGCTTCTTCCTGCTGTCGATCTTCCGCATCCGTGAATGGATCATCAACAGCATCCCGCTACCGCTGCGCTCGGCAATTGCCGCCGGTATCGGCCTGTTCCTGGCGCTGATCGCCCTGCACAACGCCGGCATCGTGGTCAGCAACCCGGCGACCATGGTCGGCCTCGGTGACCTGAAACAACCGGCCCCGATCCTCGCCACCCTCGGTTTCGCCCTGATCGTTGCCCTTGAAGCCCTGAAAGTGCGCGGCGCGGTGCTGATCGGTATTCTGGCGGTGACCATCGTTTCCATCGTGATGGGCTTCACCCCGTTCGGCGGCGTGACGTCGATGCCGCCTTCGCTGGCCCCGACCTTCCTGCAACTGGACATCAAGGGCGCTCTGGACATCGGTCTGGTCAGCGTGATTTTCGCCTTCCTGTTCGTCGACCTGTTCGACAACTCCGGCACCCTGATCGGCGTCGCCAAGCGCGCCGGCCTGATGGGCAAGGACGGCCACATGCCGAAAATGGGCCGTGCGCTGATCGCTGACAGCACCGCGGCAATGGCCGGTTCGCTGCTGGGCACCTCGACCACCACCAGCTACATCGAATCCGCTGCGGGCGTGAGTGCCGGCGGCCGCACCGGCCTGACCGCCATCGTCGTCGCAATCCTGTTCCTGCTGGCGCTGTTCTTCTCGCCGCTGGCCTCCAGCGTACCGGCCTTCGCCACCGCACCAGCGCTGCTGTTCGTCGCCGTGCTGATGACTTCGGGCCTGGCGGAAATAGACTGGGAAGACATCACCGTCGCCGCGCCGGTCGTGGTCACCGCCCTGGCGATGCCTTTCACCTATTCCATCGCCAACGGCATCGCCTTCGGCTTCATCGCCTGGACTGCGATCAAACTGCTGTCCGGCCGTGCCCGTGAGCTGAACCCGGCGCTGGTGATCCTGTCGATTCTGTTCGTGATCAAGCTGGGTTGGTTCAACGCATGA